A DNA window from Vigna angularis cultivar LongXiaoDou No.4 chromosome 1, ASM1680809v1, whole genome shotgun sequence contains the following coding sequences:
- the LOC108322952 gene encoding homeobox-DDT domain protein RLT3 isoform X4, whose protein sequence is MEDYDTRRDNGGSGVAVPPCTCSGEEFRASGGGKGSLRVVAAARNGSSVSNYDMAVSRNVKKTQKRKGLQELFTADYIVNRVLRKDGPSLGQEFDFLPSGPRHTSACQEDQGSSKKRKGSKSAIQSLTDCNRTAPVKKHGIGKGLMTVWRATNPDAGDLPINFGVDGQEVPLLSNSIGLKLIHENNRSRKTVNRNGELNLGVTQNQSPNKSCGLALDNAISEEGVDRVSMLIDDEELELRELQVETDLFRCSNHLAASGMLVCSLCKDALVKFPPDTVKMKKPIHLQPWDSSPEIVKKLFKVFHFIYTYAIIVDICPFTLDELVQAFHDKDSMLLGKIHVALLTLLLSDIEAELTNGFSPHLNKSCNFLALLHSVESQEYSLDFWRRSLNSLTWIEILRQVLVASGFGSKQGSLRRDVLNKELNLLVNYGLCPGTLKSELFNILSERGNTGCKVVELAKSMQDLSKVSADCNSSIQLPGSGAKIKRSVVTKPGSLLNHKVHLNSDPCSVDSSLLFSRFHSYEAYFQKGNGPSMSHPIQSVFLGSDRRYNRYWLFLGPCNVDDPGHRRIYFESSEDGHWEVIDTVEALCALMSVLDDRGKREALLIESLERRQTSLCRSMARINVNSTGMGSMSHSDQSELDMVTDDSYSPASDVDNLNMTETAKDSFPSAGAVVIEAGKKVEDLIKKWIRVQEYDSWIWNSFYSDLNVVKYGRRSYMDSLAKCKSCHDLYWRDERHCKICHMTFELDFDLEEKYAIHIATCREKEDNNTFPNHKVLPSQIQSLKAAVYAIESVMPEDALVGAWRKSAHKLWVKRLRRTSTLVELLQVLDDFVGAINKDWLFQCKFPDDVFEEIISSFASMPRTSSALGLWLVKLDVIIAPYLDRVHPLKKQGTGQHGPWR, encoded by the exons ATGGAAGACTATGATACACGGAGGGATAATGGTGGAAGTGGAGTGGCAGTGCCACCCTGCACTTGCTCGGGAGAAGAATTTCGCGCGTCTGGCGGTGGAAAAGGATCATTGCGAGTTGTCGCGGCTGCTAGAAACGGTTCTTCTGTTTCAAATTATGACATGGCTGTGTCGCGGAACGTCAAGAAAACACAAAAGCGTAAAGGTCTTCAGGAGCTGTTCACAGCCGATTACATTGTGAACAGAGTGTTGCGGaaggacggtccttcgcttggTCAGGAGTTTGACTTTCTTCCTTCTG GACCCAGACACACTTCTGCTTGTCAAGAGGACCAAGGATCCTCAAAAAAGAGGAAG GGTTCCAAGAGTGCAATTCAAAGTCTCACCGATTGTAATAGGACAGCACCTGTGAAGAAGCATGGTATTGGCAAAGGTCTGATGACAGTTTGGAGGGCAACAAATCCTGATGCTGGAGACCTTCCAATTAATTTTGGCGTTGATGGCCAAGAAGTtcctttactttcaaattctaTAGGACTGAAGCTGATCCATGAAAACAACAGATCACGAAAAACAGTAAACAGGAAT GGGGAACTGAACCTAGGTGTGACTCAGAATCAGTCACCAAATAAAAGCTGTGGACTAGCTCTTGATAATGCAATATCCGAGGAGGGAGTTGATCGAGTTTCAATGTTAATTGATGATGAAGAGCTAGAGCTGAGGGAGTTACAAGTAGAAACTGATCTGTTTAGGTGTTCTAATCATCTTGCTGCCAGTGGAATGCTTGTCTGCTCACTTTGTAAAG ATGCGCTAGTGAAGTTTCCACCAGATACTGTCAAGATGAAGAAACCTATCCATTTGCAACCATGGGACTCCTCTCCTGAAATTGTGAAGAAATTATTTAAG GTTTTCCATTTCATTTATACATATGCCATAATTGTTGATATTTGTCCCTTCACTCTTGACGAGCTTGTTCAAGCTTTTCATGACAAG GACTCAATGTTACTTGGCAAGATTCATGTAGCCCTGCTCACACTTCTTCTATCTGACATTGAAGCGGAGCTAACTAATGGATTTTCACctcatttaaataaatcatgtaACTTTCTTGCATTGCTTCACTCG GTTGAAAGTCAGGAATATTCCCTGGACTTCTGGAGAAGATCTCTAAATTCTCTTACTTGGATTGAAATACTTCGTCAAGTGCTGGTTGCTTCTGGATTTGGTTCGAAACAAGGGTCCTTACGTAGAGATGTCCTTAACAAG gaattgAATCTTCTTGTAAACTATGGTCTATGCCCTGGCACCTTGAAGAGTGAGTTGTTTAATATTTTGTCAGAGAGAGGAAACACTGGATGCAAAGTGGTTGAGCTGGCAAAGTCAATGCAG GATTTGTCTAAAGTCTCAGCTGATTGCAATTCTAGCATCCAATTACCAGGATCTGGAGCTAAAATAAAGAGATCAGTAGTAACGAAACCTGGGTCCCTTTTGAACCATAAAGTACACTTGAATTCTGATCCCTGTAGTGTAGACTCCTCATTATTATTCTCAAGATTCCACAGTTATGAAGCTTACTTCCAAAAGGGAAACGGTCCATCTATGTCACATCCCATTCAATCAGTGTTTTTGGGATCTGATCGTCGGTACAATAGATACTGGCTTTTCTTGGGCCCATGTAATGTAGATGATCCTGGTCACAGGAGGATATATTTTGAATCTTCTGAAGATGGTCACTGGGAGGTTATTGATACTGTGGAG GCGTTATGTGCATTGATGTCAGTTCTGGACGATAGAGGAAAACGGGAGGCTCTTCTTATTGAATCATTGGAAAGGAGACAAACATCACTATGCAGATCTATGGCCAGGATTAATGTTAATAGTACTGGAATGGGTTCTATGTCACATTCTGATCAGTCTGAACTGGATATGGTCACAGATGACAGTTATTCTCCTGCATCTGATGTAGACAACCTGAACATGACCGAGACAGCTAAAGACTCCTTTCCTTCAGCTGGGGCTGTGGTAATTGAAGCTGGAAAGAAAGTAGAGGatctaattaaaaaatggatCCGTGTTCAAGAATACGATTCTTGGATTTGGAATTCTTTTTACTCAGATCTCAATGTTGTAAAATATGGTAGAAGGTCTTACATGGACTCTCTTGCCAAATGTAAGAGTTGTCATGATCTTTACTGGCGAGATGAGAGACACTGTAAAATTTGCCATATGACATTTGAGCTTGATTTTGACCTAGAAGAAAAATATGCTATCCACATAGCCACATGCAGGGAGAAAGAAGACAACAACACATTTCCTAATCACAAAGTGCTGCCATCACAGATTCAATCTCTGAAAGCTGCAGTTTATGCTATTGAG TCTGTTATGCCTGAGGATGCCCTGGTTGGTGCTTGGAGGAAATCTGCTCATAAACTATGGGTGAAACGACTCAGACGCACCTCAACTTTAGTGGAGCTTTTACAG GTTCTTGATGATTTTGTTGGTGCCATCAATAAGGACTGGTTGTTTCAATGCAAATTTCCGGATGATGTGTTTGAAGAAATCATTTCATCGTTTGCATCTATGCCCCGTACATCATCCGCCCTTGGTTTGTGGTTAGTGAAGCTAGATGTCATAATTGCTCCCTACCTGGACAGAGTCCATCCTCTGAAAAAGCAGGGAACCG